Proteins found in one Oryza glaberrima chromosome 4, OglaRS2, whole genome shotgun sequence genomic segment:
- the LOC127769971 gene encoding RING-H2 finger protein ATL72-like, with product MYSRRILLHTPFSGQPSGPSQPVSGATIVEGGSPGSNFDANIVMILAVLLCALICALGLNSIVRCALRCSSRMVVDPEPSRVTRLAQSGLRRKALRSMPILLYSTGLKLNTVSPMCAICLSDFEDGEHVRVLPKCNHGFHVRCIDRWLLARSTCPTCRQSLFGAPQKASGCSEPEGSQAEPAPALPALAPLRPEGKK from the exons ATGTACTCAAGAAGGATACTGCTGCACACCCCATTCTCTGGGCAACCCTCTGGCCCTAGTCAGCCGGTGTCTGGAGCCACCATCGTTGAAGGTGGTTCTCCCGGGAGCAACTTTGATGCAAACATCGTCATGATCCTAGCTGTTCTTCTCTGTGCGCTGATCTGTGCGCTTGGGCTCAACTCAATTGTCCGGTGCGCGCTAAGGTGTTCAAGCCGGATGGTGGTGGATCCTGAGCCGAGTCGGGTCACGCGGCTGGCTCAGAGCGGGCTGAGGAGGAAGGCCCTCCGATCCATGCCTATCCTTCTCTACTCAACTGGGTTGAAGCTCAATACTGTAAGTCCTATGTGTGCAATATGCCTCTCCGACTTTGAGGACGGGGAGCATGTCAGGGTCCTCCCAAAGTGCAACCATGGGTTCCATGTCAGATGCATTGACCGGTGGCTCTTGGCGCGGTCGACATGCCCGACATGCCGGCAGTCCCTGTTTGGGGCACCACAGAAGGCCTCTGGCTGCTCCGAGCCCGAGGGAAGCCAGGCCGAGCCAGCGCCAGCTCTCCCTGCGCTGGCGCCACTTAGACCTGAAG GGAAGAAATAG
- the LOC127769515 gene encoding extensin-3-like gives MGLVTSNKREIQTRHYKKAPNGGDHSKQAEHCSEAIEPKMAAANLHKCIALLVVALAAALSPSHCTATATASPPVEAPDEEAPAPYAAEAPLTGQQGPEHGKHHHHESSSSSPPAEPPSSYNATEHKHHGHHHHRRRHHHGEAPPAQPPAHRSPPPHHLPPPPPAHPSPPPPAHASPPPHHLPPPAHASPPPPPAHHLPPPPPSRYPPHSPPPPAHKYPPPPPHGKAAAAPPPRGHRKLPPPSPHSVNLAMAPSPSYFSADPPSN, from the coding sequence ATGGGTTTGGTAACATCGAACAAACGGGAGATTCAAACGCGCCACTATAAAAAGGCGCCAAATGGAGGAGATCACTCGAAGCAAGCCGAGCACTGCAGTGAAGCGATCGAGCCAAAGATGGCCGCCGCGAACCTCCACAAGTGCAtcgccctcctcgtcgtcgctctTGCGGCGGCGCTCTCGCCGTCTCActgcaccgccaccgccaccgcctccccgccgGTGGAAGCACCGGATGAGGAGGCTCCGGCTCCCTATGCCGCCGAGGCGCCATTGACGGGGCAACAAGGACCTGAGCACGGGAAGCATCACCACcacgagtcgtcgtcgtcgtcgccgccggctgaACCGCCGTCGTCCTACAACGCGACGGAGCACAAGcaccacggccaccaccaccaccgccgccgccaccaccacggggAAGCTCCACCGGCGCAGCCACCGGctcaccgctcgccgccgcctcaccacttgccgccgccgccccctgctCACCCCTCGCCACCACCCCCGGCtcacgcctcgccgccgcctcatcaccTGCCGCCCCCTGCTcacgcctcgccaccgccgccgcctgcgcaccacctgccgccgccgccgccgtcccgttaCCCGCCGCATTCCCCACCTCCTCCGGCGCACAAgtatccaccgccgccgcctcacggcaaagcagcagcagcaccgccgccgcgcggccacaggaagctcccgccgccgtctcctcatTCGGTGAATTTGGCAATGGCGCCCTCGCCATCTTATTTCAGTGCTGATCCACCATCTAACTAA